In Scyliorhinus torazame isolate Kashiwa2021f chromosome 19, sScyTor2.1, whole genome shotgun sequence, a single genomic region encodes these proteins:
- the LOC140396364 gene encoding uncharacterized protein isoform X1, which produces MSLGQQTALALGLFLCVFVLVPKLFPGGAGGEREATARSAAHRPAVPGRGQPLLRHTQSNSPKGPPNLRMRSINQKEMPGEKTQDRNKGFAFQLMPLYAIGISIYAVYKLVQVKFNENERRSNEKDKEVDKKRKNTETQLSELETRLAQTERMLDSLVKELDPLASCVDAVASEQKNEIMTQLLQLRQLVKERQAPTIDEELTLVSENLKECVQGIEIKAQVSEDQASTDSEQDSVEYIDPITGNSLAPSFFDEIESGSSISTEDTEGDSETVAVLPETQEPMKLRRRIK; this is translated from the exons ATGTCGCTGGGTCAGCAGACAGCGTTGGCCCTTGGCCTCTTCCTCTGTGTCTTTGTGCTCGTTCCAAAGCTCTTCCCAGGGGGAGCAGGTGGCGAGAGGGAGGCCACGGCACGGTCAGCGGCTCACCGCCCGGCAG TTCCTGGAAGAGGCCAGCCTTTGCTTAGACACACCCAATCAAATAGTCCCAAAGGTCCACCCAACCTCAGGATGAGAAGTATAAATCAAAAAGAAATGCCTGGCGAGAAGACTCAAGACAGAAACAAAGGATTTGCTTTCCAGTTAATGCCACTTTATGCTATAGGAATAAGTATATATGCAGTTTACAAACTTGTGCAG GTAAAATTTAATGAAAATGAAAGAAGAAGCAATGAGAAAGATAAGGAGGTTGACAAAAAAAGGAAAAATACAG AAACTCAGCTATCTGAACTGGAGACACGTTtggcacagacagagagaatgcTGGACTCATTAGTAAAAGAATTAGATCCACTCGCCAGCTG TGTTGATGCCGTCGCTTCTGAACAGAAGAATGAAATTATGACACAGCTTCTGCAATTAAGACAGCTGGTGAAAGAGAGACAGGCCCCTACTATTGATG AAGAATTGACTCTTGTCTCTGAGAATCTCAAAGAATGTGTCCAGGGCATTGAGATAAAGGCACAGGTGTCTGAAGACCAGGCCTCCACAGATAGTGAGCAAGACTCGGTAGAGTATATTGATCCAATAACTGGCAACTCGCTTGCACCATCATTTTTTGATGAGATTGAATCTGGGAGCAGCATTTCCACAGAAGACACTGAAGGGGATTCGGAAACTGTTGCAGTTttgccagaaacccaggaacccatgAAGTTGAGAAGACGAATAAAGTAA
- the LOC140396364 gene encoding uncharacterized protein isoform X2 yields MSLGQQTALALGLFLCVFVLVPKLFPGGAGGEREATARSAAHRPAVPGRGQPLLRHTQSNSPKGPPNLRMRSINQKEMPGEKTQDRNKGFAFQLMPLYAIGISIYAVYKLVQVKFNENERRSNEKDKEVDKKRKNTETQLSELETRLAQTERMLDSLVKELDPLASCVDAVASEQKNEIMTQLLQLRQLVKERQAPTIDELTLVSENLKECVQGIEIKAQVSEDQASTDSEQDSVEYIDPITGNSLAPSFFDEIESGSSISTEDTEGDSETVAVLPETQEPMKLRRRIK; encoded by the exons ATGTCGCTGGGTCAGCAGACAGCGTTGGCCCTTGGCCTCTTCCTCTGTGTCTTTGTGCTCGTTCCAAAGCTCTTCCCAGGGGGAGCAGGTGGCGAGAGGGAGGCCACGGCACGGTCAGCGGCTCACCGCCCGGCAG TTCCTGGAAGAGGCCAGCCTTTGCTTAGACACACCCAATCAAATAGTCCCAAAGGTCCACCCAACCTCAGGATGAGAAGTATAAATCAAAAAGAAATGCCTGGCGAGAAGACTCAAGACAGAAACAAAGGATTTGCTTTCCAGTTAATGCCACTTTATGCTATAGGAATAAGTATATATGCAGTTTACAAACTTGTGCAG GTAAAATTTAATGAAAATGAAAGAAGAAGCAATGAGAAAGATAAGGAGGTTGACAAAAAAAGGAAAAATACAG AAACTCAGCTATCTGAACTGGAGACACGTTtggcacagacagagagaatgcTGGACTCATTAGTAAAAGAATTAGATCCACTCGCCAGCTG TGTTGATGCCGTCGCTTCTGAACAGAAGAATGAAATTATGACACAGCTTCTGCAATTAAGACAGCTGGTGAAAGAGAGACAGGCCCCTACTATTGATG AATTGACTCTTGTCTCTGAGAATCTCAAAGAATGTGTCCAGGGCATTGAGATAAAGGCACAGGTGTCTGAAGACCAGGCCTCCACAGATAGTGAGCAAGACTCGGTAGAGTATATTGATCCAATAACTGGCAACTCGCTTGCACCATCATTTTTTGATGAGATTGAATCTGGGAGCAGCATTTCCACAGAAGACACTGAAGGGGATTCGGAAACTGTTGCAGTTttgccagaaacccaggaacccatgAAGTTGAGAAGACGAATAAAGTAA